The following are from one region of the bacterium genome:
- a CDS encoding TonB-dependent receptor, protein MKNNVKGVWLVLAMLAIPCMVFAGITGKISGRVTDADTRQPLPGANVIVVGTDMGTATGTDGSYSLSSVPVGTYDVEVSMMGYQAKVIKGVSVSADKVTSLNVQIKEGSGIVMGTVEVTAQKDIVSKDPNVGKITKGSEIVRSAGVSNYNDVVALQAGATETSGNSGGLHVQGGRANELVYVVDGINANDPVTGQSGVYIDNTAIQEMTINTGSFNAEYGDAMSGIVNIVTREGSEKFRAGVEYETDAHLRLSDNPVQYPNPDMWHNKVSLFVSGPFWGQGTKISAPSFYISGNLLEDEDRLPANDNHRKNGTLKLTWRPVFGGPKFTLSGNYSDQWYHAYLHDFSKGIWLDEFGPRVKADNYQLNLKVSGPLGRDSAQSLTYTVNVGTFNTHRSVSYMDGAQINDYRMIGRQLMPWVGWAYNETWWEPNPEVPGDSILRRLYNPDSMNFYIPDSMLAYVDGSDSVYVDVNERYSKITKDPDSAVWLFYNEFIVKNGYFYEGDNNFNWFSWEEQLEAYNERWYSINEWRPTVDANGDTVGLHYHMFDFARYQHYYELYREWKPDTTVPGWEEVENPYEDSLETSGNMYVVRYNDDPVFRRFNYYFNPVWSDRNTTKYVADASIDWSPNKEHWAKFGLIGNYHVLDYTSIQFINENPYTDMYHKQPIIAAAYAQDKFQLEDLLLNFGLRFDYFDPASQYFVNPEYVDSGTAEAKPKFQFSPRLSISFSVSDKSTMYASYGHFFQPIELQELYQNLNGDLSSGVPLLGNPNLPPLKTVFYQAGYNIALTRFLGLDLKAYYKDQENLLATRNVNTIYKGKLATYTIYTIEDFAKIKGFDITVNGGEGLISGSVTYSYMDAKGTGSSGREFYYRYRGSALQQPKSEYPLEFDITHSVKANVNFFLPDTFGVKVLRNTNLNIQFNYASGPPYWASDSRGNPLPLGSKRQPGTKTVDMKLEKWFPLGKNQNLNLGFYIDVSNVFNWANASSVYGATGLPDDPGTRPVYQQANYSTYAQYGFADEYEYWQADVADWERYYAQNPDMFGEPRLINFGLRLNFN, encoded by the coding sequence ATGAAAAACAATGTTAAAGGCGTTTGGCTCGTTCTGGCCATGCTTGCGATACCGTGTATGGTCTTTGCCGGCATCACGGGCAAGATTTCAGGACGAGTGACAGACGCGGATACACGTCAGCCGCTCCCCGGCGCTAACGTGATCGTCGTGGGAACGGACATGGGAACCGCCACTGGTACGGACGGTTCATACTCGCTCTCCAGCGTTCCTGTAGGAACCTACGATGTTGAGGTTTCCATGATGGGTTATCAGGCCAAGGTTATAAAAGGCGTCAGCGTATCTGCGGATAAGGTTACCTCGCTTAACGTGCAGATAAAAGAGGGCAGCGGCATCGTTATGGGTACTGTCGAAGTAACCGCTCAGAAGGATATCGTTTCGAAGGACCCTAACGTGGGAAAGATAACCAAGGGTTCCGAAATAGTCAGGAGTGCGGGCGTCTCCAACTACAACGATGTCGTGGCGCTTCAGGCGGGAGCCACTGAGACTTCCGGCAACTCGGGCGGTCTTCACGTGCAGGGCGGACGCGCTAACGAGCTCGTATACGTCGTGGACGGCATCAATGCAAACGACCCCGTAACAGGCCAGTCCGGAGTCTACATCGACAACACGGCCATTCAGGAGATGACCATCAACACCGGCAGCTTTAACGCCGAATACGGCGACGCAATGTCCGGAATCGTAAACATCGTCACCCGTGAAGGCTCGGAAAAGTTCAGGGCAGGCGTAGAGTATGAAACCGACGCCCACCTCAGGCTCAGCGATAATCCTGTACAATATCCGAACCCCGATATGTGGCACAACAAGGTATCGCTTTTCGTGAGCGGTCCCTTCTGGGGTCAAGGCACGAAGATTAGCGCCCCCTCCTTCTACATATCCGGTAACCTCCTCGAGGACGAGGACAGGCTGCCCGCTAACGACAATCACCGCAAGAACGGAACGCTCAAGCTGACCTGGAGACCGGTTTTCGGCGGTCCTAAATTCACGCTCTCAGGCAACTACTCAGATCAGTGGTACCATGCTTATCTTCACGATTTCTCGAAGGGAATCTGGCTTGACGAGTTCGGGCCAAGAGTAAAGGCCGATAACTACCAGTTGAACCTTAAGGTCAGCGGACCCTTGGGCAGGGATTCCGCGCAAAGTCTTACGTACACGGTCAATGTCGGAACGTTCAACACCCACCGCAGCGTGTCTTATATGGACGGCGCCCAGATCAATGATTACCGGATGATAGGCCGGCAGCTGATGCCCTGGGTCGGCTGGGCATACAATGAAACGTGGTGGGAGCCTAATCCTGAAGTTCCTGGCGATTCAATACTTCGCAGGCTCTACAACCCGGACTCAATGAATTTCTACATCCCTGATTCCATGCTTGCCTACGTGGACGGCTCCGATTCGGTATACGTGGACGTCAATGAACGCTACAGCAAGATAACGAAGGACCCCGATTCCGCGGTCTGGCTTTTCTACAACGAGTTCATAGTCAAAAACGGCTACTTCTACGAGGGAGACAACAACTTCAACTGGTTCAGCTGGGAAGAGCAGCTTGAGGCCTACAACGAGAGATGGTATTCCATAAACGAATGGCGGCCTACGGTAGACGCTAACGGCGACACAGTGGGTCTTCATTATCATATGTTCGATTTTGCGCGCTACCAGCATTACTACGAGCTGTATAGAGAATGGAAGCCCGATACGACGGTGCCCGGCTGGGAAGAAGTTGAGAACCCGTACGAGGACAGTCTGGAAACTTCGGGCAATATGTATGTAGTCCGCTACAACGACGACCCTGTGTTCCGTCGTTTCAATTATTACTTCAATCCCGTGTGGTCGGACCGCAATACAACGAAATACGTTGCGGATGCCTCAATAGACTGGTCCCCCAATAAGGAGCACTGGGCTAAATTCGGACTCATCGGCAATTACCACGTTCTGGATTATACAAGCATTCAGTTTATCAACGAAAATCCGTATACGGACATGTATCACAAGCAGCCGATAATCGCAGCCGCGTATGCGCAGGACAAGTTCCAGCTTGAAGACCTGCTCCTGAATTTCGGGCTCAGGTTCGACTACTTCGATCCCGCGTCGCAGTATTTTGTTAATCCCGAGTACGTCGATTCGGGAACGGCAGAAGCCAAGCCGAAGTTCCAGTTCAGCCCCAGGCTTTCAATATCCTTCTCGGTCTCAGATAAGTCGACAATGTATGCGTCCTACGGGCACTTCTTCCAGCCAATCGAGCTTCAGGAGCTTTACCAGAATCTAAATGGCGACCTCTCTTCGGGCGTACCCCTTCTCGGCAACCCCAACCTTCCTCCCTTAAAGACCGTCTTCTACCAGGCAGGCTATAATATCGCTTTGACGAGGTTCCTAGGTCTTGACCTGAAAGCCTACTACAAGGATCAGGAGAACCTTCTTGCGACCCGCAACGTAAATACGATTTACAAGGGCAAACTTGCCACCTACACCATCTATACCATAGAAGACTTTGCAAAGATTAAGGGATTCGACATAACCGTAAACGGCGGAGAAGGATTAATCTCCGGTTCCGTGACCTACTCCTACATGGACGCCAAGGGTACGGGCTCATCCGGACGCGAATTCTACTATCGCTACCGCGGCTCCGCGCTGCAGCAGCCGAAATCCGAATACCCCTTGGAGTTCGACATCACGCATTCAGTGAAGGCGAACGTCAACTTCTTCCTTCCCGACACCTTCGGCGTGAAGGTGTTGAGAAATACGAATCTCAATATACAGTTCAACTACGCTTCAGGACCTCCTTACTGGGCGTCCGATTCCCGCGGCAACCCGCTTCCTCTGGGCAGCAAGCGTCAGCCTGGGACTAAGACCGTCGATATGAAGCTTGAGAAATGGTTCCCTCTCGGCAAGAACCAGAACCTCAACCTCGGGTTTTATATTGACGTAAGCAACGTCTTCAACTGGGCTAACGCAAGCTCGGTTTACGGCGCTACGGGTCTGCCCGATGACCCGGGTACAAGACCCGTATACCAGCAGGCAAACTACAGCACTTACGCGCAATACGGCTTTGCCGACGAATACGAATACTGGCAGGCCGATGTGGCAGACTGGGAAAGATACTATGCACAGAATCCCGATATGTTCGGAGAACCGCGCCTAATAAACTTCGGGCTGCGCCTGAACTTCAACTAG
- a CDS encoding OsmC family protein, giving the protein MSPEPIKAVVQRVTGLTLAGKARTGHWTMMDTSVEVGGSSAASTPMELVLMALGGCTGMDVLSILAKMGQPVEDYRIELEGERSEEHPKVYTKIRLTHVVKGKVDPERLAHAIELSETKYCSVSGMLKKSVNIETNYRVEP; this is encoded by the coding sequence ATGTCCCCCGAACCCATTAAAGCGGTGGTTCAAAGAGTGACGGGCCTTACCCTGGCGGGTAAGGCTCGTACCGGTCACTGGACGATGATGGACACCTCCGTCGAAGTCGGAGGCAGCTCAGCGGCATCCACTCCCATGGAACTCGTACTCATGGCCCTGGGCGGGTGCACCGGGATGGACGTGCTCTCCATCCTCGCCAAGATGGGTCAGCCGGTTGAGGACTACCGCATCGAGCTCGAAGGCGAACGCTCCGAAGAACATCCCAAGGTCTACACCAAAATCCGCCTCACGCACGTCGTCAAGGGCAAGGTTGACCCCGAAAGACTCGCTCACGCTATAGAACTCTCGGAAACCAAGTACTGCTCTGTCTCGGGGATGCTGAAAAAATCCGTAAATATAGAAACCAATTATCGGGTAGAACCTTGA
- a CDS encoding glycosyltransferase, translated as MIYLSIIFGVAVVLLTFSFFVYPLCLVIIRAVFFKKRKDSKFDSLPKVMFVFPCCWEGQRIRAKIENTLLLDYPRDKMDVVAISDAASPETISILEEAEKKGGMRIIRNSIRSGKSAALAKALDQCDAEVFVVTDADALLEPSHLKKLVMPFSDSRVGAVTGTIRYENEAQSGISNNEGLYWKFEMVTRKAESLIGMLTGVVGAVYAIRPELFKITDPRLDADFLAPLLALEKKKIVLFLDHIVAKDYSPSSSEALFARRLRTISLGLLSLFKNSRFLNPFRFPMLSWELWSHKILRWLLPVFMLLIFVSNAFMINISVFWFILFCVQVLFYLMGIIGCIIAKFNKKAGILSSIWYFILSSYASMVAFVNVFTGRDFSVWGDTARR; from the coding sequence ATGATTTATTTGTCGATAATCTTTGGGGTTGCGGTTGTTTTGTTAACGTTTTCCTTTTTTGTATACCCGTTGTGTCTGGTTATAATAAGGGCGGTTTTCTTTAAGAAAAGAAAAGATTCGAAGTTCGACTCATTACCAAAGGTAATGTTCGTTTTTCCATGTTGCTGGGAAGGTCAGAGAATCAGAGCAAAAATAGAAAACACCCTTCTTCTTGATTACCCCAGAGATAAGATGGATGTAGTGGCTATCTCGGATGCCGCTTCACCAGAAACAATTTCCATCCTGGAAGAAGCAGAAAAAAAAGGAGGAATGAGGATAATCCGTAATTCAATTCGTTCTGGCAAAAGCGCAGCTCTGGCTAAAGCCTTAGATCAATGCGACGCTGAAGTATTCGTCGTTACGGATGCGGATGCGCTTTTGGAACCCTCGCATTTAAAAAAATTGGTTATGCCCTTTTCGGATTCACGTGTGGGAGCGGTTACAGGTACTATTCGTTACGAAAATGAAGCACAATCTGGTATAAGTAATAATGAAGGTTTGTATTGGAAGTTTGAGATGGTAACAAGAAAGGCAGAGAGTCTTATAGGTATGCTTACTGGAGTTGTAGGAGCCGTCTATGCCATAAGACCGGAACTTTTCAAAATAACAGATCCGAGGCTCGATGCTGATTTTCTGGCCCCCTTGCTGGCGTTGGAGAAGAAGAAAATTGTTTTATTTCTCGATCATATTGTCGCCAAGGATTACTCTCCATCGAGTTCGGAAGCTTTGTTTGCAAGGAGATTGCGAACAATCAGCCTCGGCCTTTTAAGTCTATTCAAAAATTCTAGATTCCTTAACCCTTTCCGGTTTCCGATGCTCTCCTGGGAGCTATGGAGCCACAAGATTCTTAGATGGCTTCTCCCGGTTTTTATGCTTCTGATTTTCGTAAGCAACGCTTTTATGATCAATATTTCGGTTTTTTGGTTTATTCTATTTTGTGTTCAGGTTTTATTCTATCTTATGGGTATTATTGGGTGCATTATTGCAAAATTTAACAAAAAAGCAGGAATTTTGAGTTCCATATGGTATTTCATTCTTTCTTCGTATGCATCTATGGTTGCTTTTGTCAATGTCTTTACCGGCCGGGATTTCTCTGTATGGGGTGATACGGCTAGACGATAG
- a CDS encoding glycosyltransferase family 4 protein: MSKSLRLGIYLHDLYKKNEKITWANSDSINFIRKLNIAKTITLSVAVKHSSEAEIKKSAIIIEDSGIRLLPLPGWESIISTALSLPKHLKTILRCARELSNSSDLIWLRTPSVVAPFFYYFARRRKIPVILHIPGNILKTARREKFGGIKLVIAKLMGWLIHFSTRWMSRGSLVFVTGCELHNLFTSSLHIAHLLDDIRITQKDLVLPKKTHGLARKLLFVGQLAQGKGVDLLLKVFTNLTVEFPNLQLFIAGSGPLLDEVKHTVKRLNMEKNVNVLGFVPPSETLKKLYRGCDIFVQPSDFYGEGFPRVILEAWASGLPVVATKLGGVPYRVSHGLNGLLASPGDEEELREMLRKAIINPDLRYRLALGGLKKVASLTFENQAKVVKDLIVKYFPFLKLSRTQ, encoded by the coding sequence ATGAGTAAGTCCTTACGATTAGGCATTTACCTGCATGATCTGTATAAGAAAAATGAAAAGATAACCTGGGCAAACTCAGATTCCATTAATTTCATTCGAAAACTGAATATAGCAAAAACAATAACACTCTCCGTTGCGGTAAAACATAGTTCTGAAGCTGAAATTAAGAAAAGTGCCATAATAATAGAAGACTCTGGTATCAGGCTCCTCCCTCTTCCTGGATGGGAAAGTATTATTAGTACTGCCTTATCTCTCCCTAAGCACTTAAAAACGATACTTCGGTGCGCAAGGGAGTTGAGCAATTCATCTGATCTGATTTGGCTTCGTACCCCATCAGTTGTTGCCCCTTTTTTCTATTACTTTGCTAGACGAAGGAAGATTCCGGTAATATTGCACATCCCTGGAAATATTCTTAAAACAGCCAGAAGAGAAAAATTCGGCGGTATCAAGCTCGTAATAGCCAAACTAATGGGATGGTTGATTCACTTTTCAACAAGATGGATGAGTCGAGGCTCGCTGGTTTTTGTTACGGGATGTGAACTGCATAATCTTTTCACATCATCTCTACACATAGCTCATCTACTTGATGATATACGAATCACTCAGAAAGATCTGGTATTGCCAAAGAAAACTCATGGTTTGGCCCGCAAGTTACTTTTTGTAGGACAACTGGCTCAAGGTAAAGGTGTCGATCTACTCCTTAAGGTTTTCACGAATTTAACAGTCGAATTCCCGAACCTTCAATTATTCATTGCTGGGTCTGGACCTTTACTTGATGAAGTTAAACATACAGTGAAACGATTGAACATGGAAAAGAATGTTAATGTTCTCGGGTTTGTCCCGCCAAGTGAAACCCTAAAGAAGCTTTACCGTGGTTGCGATATTTTTGTTCAACCCTCTGATTTTTACGGAGAAGGTTTCCCGAGAGTTATTCTTGAGGCATGGGCATCTGGTTTGCCAGTAGTAGCCACAAAGTTGGGTGGCGTACCTTACCGTGTGTCGCATGGTCTTAACGGTCTCCTAGCTTCGCCCGGAGATGAGGAAGAGTTGCGCGAGATGCTCAGAAAGGCAATAATTAATCCTGATTTAAGATATAGATTGGCTCTAGGTGGCTTAAAGAAAGTTGCCTCACTTACTTTTGAAAATCAAGCGAAAGTGGTTAAGGATTTAATTGTCAAATACTTTCCTTTTCTTAAGCTTTCAAGAACTCAATGA
- a CDS encoding sugar transferase gives MKRTLDIVLSIFALIGVALITPFVALAIKMDSRGPVFYRGVRVGKDGRPFKIFKFRTMIDGADKCGPKLTYRNDPRITKTGLILRRLKIDELPQFINVFLGNMSLVGPRPEDPQYVSHYTAGQRVILSVKPGITGPAQIHYVDIESHMDPHKFDEQYIDEIIPEKFRLNMLYIQNRSMGLDMKILWKTFLSLFRTEIQRVRNNNNHKNGKKPQNPVET, from the coding sequence ATGAAGAGAACATTGGATATTGTCCTTTCGATTTTTGCGCTTATAGGCGTAGCACTTATTACTCCGTTCGTCGCTCTCGCAATAAAAATGGACTCCAGGGGACCTGTGTTCTATCGAGGAGTGAGGGTTGGCAAGGACGGCAGGCCCTTTAAGATTTTCAAGTTCCGAACGATGATAGATGGGGCGGATAAGTGCGGGCCCAAGCTTACCTACCGCAACGACCCCCGAATCACAAAGACAGGATTGATACTTAGAAGACTGAAGATAGATGAGCTTCCCCAGTTTATCAACGTTTTCCTCGGAAACATGAGCCTTGTCGGACCGCGGCCGGAAGACCCGCAGTACGTCTCGCACTACACCGCAGGTCAGCGGGTTATCCTTTCCGTGAAGCCGGGGATTACTGGACCTGCCCAGATCCATTATGTGGATATCGAGTCTCACATGGACCCCCACAAGTTCGACGAGCAGTACATCGATGAGATAATACCAGAGAAGTTCCGCCTCAACATGCTATATATACAAAACCGGTCGATGGGGCTGGACATGAAGATTCTATGGAAAACTTTCCTGTCGCTCTTTCGCACCGAGATCCAAAGGGTGCGGAACAATAACAACCACAAGAACGGCAAAAAACCTCAAAACCCGGTCGAGACCTGA